A stretch of DNA from Macrotis lagotis isolate mMagLag1 chromosome X, bilby.v1.9.chrom.fasta, whole genome shotgun sequence:
AGGGGGAGGGGTGGCCACGGCAGCAGTTCGGGGCAGACTGTAGAGGTAGACGGCCCCAATGACCAGACCGGCCCCGAGTGCAAATAGTGGATCCACCTGGAAGCCAAACAGGCGGACTGAGGCTGCTGTGGAAACGACAATGGAGAGGGAGGTGGCGAAGCCTTTGAGGATGTTGTCTGCATACTTGACCACCACCGCCACGAGCAGGCCACCGAAGGCCTGGTTCAGCACCACCCCCCACACGGCTGGTGTGTAGCCAAAAAAGAAGCCTCGACTGGCCACGGCCCCACCCTCTGCCCACCACAGCCCTGCCAGGCCCAGCAAAGTTCCAAAAAGGCCCAGTTGCACGTTCCTCAGCCACACTGATCCTGAGCTACCCTTCAGGATCTTCTCAAAGTAAACACCAGCAAAGCCTGATGACAGGCATGAAGCCACCACAGCTGCAAGTCCCATGCCAGGGTTCTGGCCCTCTGGGCGTGGTGACCCATTGCTACCACCTGCCTGCTGGACCTGGACGAGGGCCACACCCAGGAAGAGCAGGAGCAGGGAGGCCCACTGCAGGCGGGACAGGCTCCGGCGGAGCATGAGGACTGAGAACAGGGCTGTGGTAAGGATTTTCAGCTGGTATGTGACCTGTGAAGTGGAGGTAGAAGGCAGGGTCTAAGGGACGAGGATCCCCCTGGAGGAAAAAGTAGGTTTGTCCTAagtcttctccccccccccccccccacaacctcCCTGCATCTTGTCTAGTCAAATTTAGCCTAGTCTAGACTGGTCTGATCTGGTGTGCCCtagcttcttccttttttttccccctcctttcgctgccccccccccaactgaccTGGAAGGTGGCAGCAGGCAGGTTGGAGATAGCCACATACTGCAAATTGTTCTGCAGGGTATAGATAAGAGAGGGCACTGCCAACTTCAGGGTGTCCACGTACTGGACCAGCACAGCTTCGTGTAGAAACAGCACAAAGTGCTTCACGTTGCCTGCAGGAGGAGGACAAGAAGAAAAGCTGCCTCTTCTGCACGGGCATCTGAACCCACCAGCTGCTGGCTGCCCCTGCACCCAGGAACTCCCCAGCTCGGTACCCCTCTTCTGGGCGAACAGCAGCAGGAGACAGGCGGCTCCCTTTAGCACTTCAGCCATGACCACGGCTGTGGTGGCGAAGAAGCGGTCCCCGGGGAGGGTCCGTGCATAGCGGATGCTAAGGATCAGAGATGCGTTCTGCACCACCAGCACTGCCAGCGAGGCCTGCTTCAACCACCGGTGGTGACCTGCAGGGGAGCCCCCGGCCAAGGCCTGCGTCAGTGTGCAGCAgccccttccccctcttcccactGTCAGGGGGGTTCTCCCTGAGAAAGCACCCATGGGATAGGCTCCCGATGGGAGCAGGGGAATAGGTCAGGGACCGGAGCCCCCAGGAGCCCAGGACGCACGTGTGTGCCACCCGCACATAACATGTTCGgttcctgtccccccccccccccccccccggctggACACACCCATGCTCCCAGGGGTGGACACGCGCCCTGGCTCAGCCTCCCTGGCGGAAGCGCCCTGCCTCGTCCTTACTTGTGCTGGGCAACCCGGGCTGGTGGTGACCCCCCGGGGGCCCAACGGCCCCAGTCGCCGCCCCAGCTGCCGCGTCCCCTCCGCCTGCGTCCGCTGCTGCCATGTTGGCACCTGCCCGGGTGAGTCCCCTCGGCAACGGCCCGGGCCTCCGTTTCCTTCCGCAGAGTCCGTCATTTCCGCTTCCTAGGACCCCGGGTCCGGGACCGCCTCCCCAATCGAGGGGCCTCATTGGTCGTACCTTCTCGGAGCTCCGCCCCTCCCGCTCCCTCTCGCCGCGGCTGCGCCCCCGCTTCGGCCTGACACTTCCCCTGCGCCCCCCCTGCATTTCTCGCCTTCTCATTGGCTAGGCACCGCCACGGAGCCCTCCCCTCGACTGCCTCGTCTGGCCCCGCCCCAACCCGGGGCTGAGCAGGTTGCTCCTGGGCCCCGCCTCCCAGAGGGATGGATGCCACTGCCTAGGCCAGGGCTAGGGGTTGCAAAGGCCTCGGAGGGCACGTTTTAATGTCATACACAGGTCCCAGCGGCCACCCCCCCTCCCCCGGCTGGGCATCCTCTGTTCCAGCCCGTGGTCAATCATCTGCCGGGACTACTGGCCCAGCTTGGGAGGCAGTGGCTGACTTCATGAGGGGAAGGTGAAGAAATCAGTGACGCTGGCCTGGGGCAAGGGTAGAGGACAGCGGCTGGTTCAAAGAAGTGTTCCGGTTGGAAGAGCAAGCCTCAAGTCCCCAATCTTCTTTTCCACGCCAACTTCGGGGaatctaaacaagttatggaagaaagggggaggggtggctagTATTTAAAAAGTCCCCATCCATCCCTGAGAGCAGGAGGAGAATGGGCAATGGGCTGGAGGTGGCTAAAGGTCTTTTTCTGTCCATTTGCTGAGGTCCGAAGGAGCATCTCTAAGCACCTGTAAAACCAAGTTAATGGTGCACCTCAAAAGCCTAGTCCCATTCAGGGGACCGCAAGTACACATGCTCCGTTCCTCCTGCTCCACCACTATCACAGAGCTGACCACTCTGGGGTACTGGCATCACAGTAAGTAGTGCTATCACAAGAGAGAAGACACAGGATTTCCAAAGCCAGTGCTAAGTGGTCCTCCCCATCCTGCATCCAGGGGTCCCAGGGAATCTACTCCCATGAAGTCCAACTGTCAGGGTCAGGGGCCAGGCACCAACGGATCAGAGCCTCACAACCTGCAGAACAGGCAGAACATCTGTAAcccagaagggaaggaaagcacaGGGGAGAGAGGGGCATGGGAGGATGCCAAGGACCTTACCTGGGGGGACCCAGCAGTGGAAGCAGAGATGAGCACCAAGGATCTCCCACCCATGCTCAAAGGGGATGTCGTTGCAGGCCATGTCATAAAGCAGGATGCCTAGGGACCGCACAGTGGCTGGTAGTGCATGGTACTGCTGCTGTCAGATCCATTCTGGTGGGCTATATAGCCTTGGTCCTACAAAGCCAGAAGGCCCAAGGAGCCAGGTTTGAGTCTGGCACTAGGTTGCTCTGTCCCCTTTTATTTAGTGCAGTAGTCCCCAAACTTCACTGGCCTTGGCTCTCACCATCAAAGTCAGTGTAGGTCTCATCCCAGAGCAGGGCACCAGAGCCCAAATCAATGAGTTTCACTTCACCCCACCTCAAATCGACTACTATGTCCTCATCCTCAATGTTTCAGTGGACCACACCTTGGACATGGCAGTGGTGGACAGCACCTACCACCTGGACGAAGAAACGGCAGCAGTGGCTGTCTCCCAGGGGTACCCACTCAGTGATGTAATCAAAGAAATCCTGGCCATACTCTTGGCGCTCAAGCACCAGCAGGAAGCTCTCAGGGGTCTCAAACCAAGGCAGCAGGTGGATCACACCCTAATGACTACTCCCAGCCCCGACCTTCCTCAACAGAGCTATCTCCAGTGGGCATGGACTCGAGTCAGACTGCAGGAAGGCAGAAGGGACCTCTGACTCAGATGCCTAATAATGTTCCAGAGAAGCCTTCCCCCATCTGTGCACagatggggtggggggtgttGCTGGAGAGACAAGGACAGGAGGAAAAACTGCAAATTTATCCTCAACAAAACCGGCTGGACCACTTTCTCCTCGTGGGACCTAGGGCCCATCGACATCCGAC
This window harbors:
- the PIM2 gene encoding LOW QUALITY PROTEIN: serine/threonine-protein kinase pim-2 (The sequence of the model RefSeq protein was modified relative to this genomic sequence to represent the inferred CDS: inserted 1 base in 1 codon; substituted 4 bases at 4 genomic stop codons); its protein translation is MGETREAGLLIARGGGTGGGGGQTRTRLALPERLPTPSCFQWSRSAQFRPNLPPPSLLLYSVPESRGRGREAGVDWLGPEGRGVAAYPAAGRERARLRPGRNRGQPPPVPTMLPKGSESPGRLPKGREVLEAPDSLGPLLGKGALGSVFSTHRQTDRLQVVVKLIPRSRVLGLPPPPSDSSPCPLEIALLRKVGAGSSHXGVIHLLPWFETPESFLLVLERQEYGQDFFDYITEWVPLGDSHCCRFFVQVVGAVHHCHVQGVVHXNIEDEDIVVDLRWGEVKLIDLGSGALLWDETYTDFDGPRLYSPPEWIXQQQYHALPATVRSLGILLYDMACNDIPFEHGWEILGAHLCFHCWVPPGCEALIRWCLAPDPDSWTSWEXIPWDPWMQDGEDHLALALEILCLLSCDSTTYCDASTPEWXSSVIVVEQEERSMCTCGPLNGTRLLRCTINLVLQVLRDAPSDLSKWTEKDL
- the SLC35A2 gene encoding LOW QUALITY PROTEIN: UDP-galactose translocator (The sequence of the model RefSeq protein was modified relative to this genomic sequence to represent the inferred CDS: deleted 2 bases in 1 codon); this encodes MTDSAEGNRPGPLPRGLTRAGANMAAADAGGGDAAAGAATGAVGPPGGHHQPGLPSTSHHRWLKQASLAVLVVQNASLILSIRYARTLPGDRFFATTAVVMAEVLKGAACLLLLFAQKRGNVKHFVLFLHEAVLVQYVDTLKLAVPSLIYTLQNNLQYVAISNLPAATFQVTYQLKILTTALFSVLMLRRSLSRLQWASLLLLFLGVALVQVQQAGGSNGSPRPEGQNPGMGLAAVVASCLSSGFAGVYFEKILKGSSGSVWLRNVQLGLFGTLLGLAGLWWAEGGAVASRGFFFGYTPAVWGVVLNQAFGGLLVAVVVKYADNILKGFATSLSIVVSTAASVRLFGFQVDPLFALGAGLVIGAVYLYSLPRTAAVATPPPLNTAPLASGRHADPEEEPFLPKLLAKEKGS